From Hominilimicola fabiformis, one genomic window encodes:
- a CDS encoding dockerin type I domain-containing protein, with product MKKFSKLFLSCAAVAAVTAAVATSAMAAGISATYAPADATHETATLTIDASGYTAAQKTLLVLKPGKTLETVKVSEGDVLQIDQQDGNDTITVALPKDLADGKYTVYMGGDGQVYSTNFKVGNASSVLVGDVNQDTKINLSDATGVVQHAMKVKAITDADALIAADANDDSKINLLDATCIVKYSVKMTDGIGNVGQLK from the coding sequence ATGAAGAAATTCTCAAAACTATTTCTATCATGCGCAGCAGTAGCAGCAGTTACAGCTGCAGTCGCAACATCAGCTATGGCAGCTGGTATTTCAGCTACATATGCACCAGCAGATGCAACTCATGAAACAGCTACATTGACAATCGATGCAAGCGGTTACACAGCAGCTCAAAAGACTTTGCTTGTTCTTAAGCCTGGTAAAACACTTGAAACCGTTAAAGTTTCTGAAGGCGATGTTCTTCAAATCGACCAACAAGACGGCAATGACACTATAACAGTTGCTCTACCAAAGGACCTTGCAGACGGTAAATACACAGTTTACATGGGTGGCGACGGTCAGGTTTATTCAACAAACTTCAAAGTAGGTAACGCTTCATCAGTTCTTGTCGGTGACGTTAACCAAGACACAAAGATTAACCTTTCAGATGCTACAGGCGTTGTACAACACGCAATGAAGGTTAAAGCTATAACAGATGCAGATGCTCTTATCGCAGCTGATGCTAATGATGATAGCAAGATTAATCTTTTAGATGCTACTTGTATCGTAAAATATTCTGTTAAGATGACAGATGGTATCGGTAATGTAGGTCAATTAAAGTAA
- a CDS encoding DMT family transporter: protein MKKGIAFAILAAALYAINAPFSKILLDCIPPTLMAGFLYVGAGIGMIIIALVRKIRKTETNELKLTKSELPYTVAMILLDVAAPICLMFGLNATTAANASLLNNFEIVATAIIALMIFKEKISPRLWFGILFITVSCGILSFEDLSSLQFTYGSLFVLLAAVCWGFENNCTRKLSSKDPLQIVLLKGIFSGLGSIIIGLCIGERLTVLWSMIPVLLVGFIAYGLSIYFYVYAQRLLGAARTSAYYAISPFIAAILSLIIFKQIPTATYFIALIFMVIGAWLSSNDNKN from the coding sequence ATGAAAAAGGGCATAGCATTTGCAATACTTGCGGCGGCATTATACGCCATCAACGCTCCGTTTTCAAAAATATTGCTCGACTGCATTCCGCCGACTTTAATGGCGGGTTTTCTTTATGTCGGTGCAGGAATAGGAATGATTATAATTGCACTCGTCCGCAAAATCAGAAAAACAGAAACAAACGAATTAAAACTGACAAAATCGGAATTGCCGTACACTGTGGCAATGATACTTTTGGACGTAGCCGCACCGATTTGCTTGATGTTCGGATTGAACGCGACAACCGCCGCCAATGCGTCACTGCTCAACAATTTTGAAATTGTCGCAACGGCAATTATCGCACTTATGATATTCAAAGAAAAAATCAGTCCGCGATTGTGGTTCGGTATATTGTTTATAACGGTTTCATGCGGAATTTTATCATTTGAAGATTTATCAAGTCTGCAATTTACGTACGGCTCACTGTTCGTACTTCTTGCCGCTGTCTGTTGGGGATTTGAAAACAACTGTACAAGAAAACTATCTTCAAAAGACCCGCTTCAAATCGTTTTACTTAAAGGTATTTTTTCAGGCTTAGGCTCGATAATTATAGGCTTGTGCATAGGTGAACGTTTAACTGTGCTTTGGAGCATGATCCCCGTGCTTTTGGTCGGATTTATCGCATACGGATTGAGTATATATTTTTATGTCTACGCTCAAAGGCTTCTCGGTGCGGCACGGACAAGTGCTTATTACGCAATTTCTCCGTTTATAGCCGCTATCCTGTCATTGATTATATTCAAGCAAATTCCTACGGCTACTTATTTTATAGCATTAATTTTTATGGTAATCGGTGCTTGGCTTTCTTCAAATGACAACAAAAATTAA
- a CDS encoding NlpC/P60 family protein, with protein MKVRKKAVLCAILAGIMLSTATPSLKLTVFADSAITETEALDKAVALYEHLTDKEVEIPQGLDETGLDTNLIKPIVLGYINFEDTEEAKQEKSITKQDFMTILYKTIITYNDSYTIYEDEANSILNECYDNAYIDDENRIAYAFMMKQGIITAKFGTEPNKELTKEECETLIDTVYDYFAQNVMVTVGGKEIRVGANVSTILDTFGEPNRIDQTEYGFEWYVYDSNYSEFCMVGVEADRVCALYTNSSSFDFNGMKSGDDYSKTADYLDNRCYRFYADSEGHLDSILYNPRYRGVDDSTSVKRSKSMILLDMINSYRSKHNKTVYVEDSDMNAAAWLSSLDFMNEKEYESDVITQSGYDVFSVYRQLLESDNDILVQDTQYTSPIGLNTTTDLSGGIQAKIVTDTTSIAVPEEKTTVEIPQKDYSVTPVEEVTTPILNSPVTEDNYEEGDDVVIELAMQAATEYHIEMFDVENDEYAVNEYITTNSTEITLPSELFKTGRDYRLIVSSITDDGEALSADEVLISYGTAYDTGVNIVTPYNNGVTDDDYVSIAWESDKYHDFYVDLYDSDGNLVVSKIVEDEYEALIQGVDPGKYFLYITALRRGSKVEKAQDCVTFEVTQAEPVINEIILDKDDTYYFVYEDEALGLLYFYDEELVDVDEEDENGNVQTVTKKKIIQKQVKATKGYRQLAKYRNKMEYTTGDPVIRTHMLTGDNEKGNAIVSEAEKYLGVPYVWGGTTPDGFDCSGLVQYVCNSLGINVNRVAEDQFKNGTAVNKDELQPGDLVFFEQNGYIHHVGIYAGDGMMIHAPRTGDVVKYQSMETDYYRSQYAGARRVY; from the coding sequence TTGAAGGTCAGGAAGAAGGCAGTATTATGTGCTATATTAGCCGGAATAATGTTGTCAACAGCTACACCCAGCTTAAAATTAACCGTTTTTGCCGATTCGGCAATAACAGAAACAGAGGCTTTGGATAAGGCAGTTGCTTTATATGAACATCTTACGGATAAAGAAGTCGAAATCCCACAGGGACTTGACGAAACGGGACTTGATACAAATTTAATAAAACCTATTGTGTTGGGATATATTAATTTTGAAGATACCGAAGAGGCAAAACAAGAGAAAAGTATAACAAAACAGGATTTTATGACAATCCTATACAAAACAATAATTACATACAACGACAGTTACACGATTTATGAAGATGAGGCAAACTCAATTCTGAATGAATGTTACGACAACGCATATATTGATGATGAAAACAGAATTGCATATGCGTTTATGATGAAACAAGGCATAATTACAGCAAAATTCGGTACAGAGCCGAACAAAGAGCTTACAAAAGAAGAATGTGAAACTCTTATCGACACTGTATATGATTATTTTGCACAGAATGTAATGGTGACAGTCGGCGGAAAAGAAATAAGAGTCGGTGCGAATGTCAGCACAATTCTTGATACGTTCGGTGAACCTAACAGAATTGACCAGACAGAATACGGATTTGAATGGTATGTTTATGATTCAAACTATTCGGAATTTTGTATGGTAGGTGTTGAGGCAGACAGAGTTTGTGCCTTGTACACAAACAGTTCAAGCTTTGATTTTAACGGGATGAAGTCGGGTGACGACTATTCAAAGACAGCGGATTATCTTGATAATCGTTGTTACAGATTTTATGCCGACTCGGAAGGACATCTTGATTCGATATTGTACAATCCGCGTTATCGCGGTGTTGATGACAGCACATCTGTAAAACGTTCAAAGTCGATGATTCTTCTTGATATGATAAACTCATACAGAAGTAAGCATAACAAGACTGTATATGTTGAAGATTCCGATATGAATGCGGCGGCATGGCTTTCGTCACTTGATTTTATGAATGAAAAGGAATATGAAAGTGATGTGATTACACAGTCGGGTTATGATGTGTTCTCTGTATATCGTCAGTTGCTTGAAAGCGATAACGATATTCTTGTACAGGACACACAATACACATCTCCTATCGGTTTGAATACAACAACAGACTTATCGGGTGGTATTCAGGCAAAAATAGTTACGGATACAACATCAATAGCCGTACCGGAAGAAAAGACAACTGTTGAAATACCGCAAAAGGATTACAGCGTAACACCTGTTGAGGAGGTTACAACACCGATACTCAATTCGCCGGTAACGGAAGATAATTATGAAGAAGGCGATGACGTTGTAATTGAGCTTGCTATGCAGGCGGCAACGGAATATCATATAGAAATGTTTGACGTTGAAAACGATGAATATGCGGTAAATGAGTATATCACTACCAATTCAACGGAAATTACATTGCCGTCTGAATTATTCAAAACAGGCAGAGATTACAGACTTATCGTAAGCTCAATCACAGATGACGGTGAAGCTTTGAGTGCCGATGAAGTGCTTATAAGCTACGGTACTGCATATGATACAGGCGTTAATATCGTTACTCCTTACAATAACGGCGTTACAGATGACGACTATGTGTCAATCGCATGGGAATCCGACAAGTATCACGATTTTTACGTCGATTTGTATGACTCGGACGGAAATCTTGTTGTGAGCAAGATTGTCGAAGACGAATATGAGGCACTTATTCAGGGTGTTGATCCGGGTAAGTATTTCTTATATATAACTGCGTTAAGACGTGGAAGTAAAGTTGAAAAGGCACAGGATTGCGTGACGTTTGAAGTAACTCAGGCAGAGCCTGTTATAAATGAAATTATTCTTGATAAGGATGATACATATTACTTTGTTTATGAGGACGAGGCTTTGGGACTTTTGTACTTCTACGATGAAGAATTGGTTGACGTTGATGAAGAGGACGAAAACGGCAACGTGCAGACAGTCACAAAGAAGAAAATCATTCAGAAACAAGTTAAAGCGACAAAGGGCTACAGACAACTTGCCAAGTACAGAAATAAAATGGAATACACAACGGGCGACCCTGTTATAAGAACGCATATGCTTACGGGCGATAATGAAAAGGGTAATGCGATAGTGAGCGAGGCTGAGAAGTATTTGGGCGTGCCGTATGTATGGGGCGGAACAACTCCGGACGGCTTTGACTGTAGCGGACTTGTTCAGTATGTATGTAATTCGCTTGGCATAAACGTAAATCGTGTTGCGGAAGACCAGTTTAAGAACGGTACTGCGGTGAATAAAGATGAACTTCAACCGGGTGATCTTGTATTCTTTGAACAAAACGGATACATTCACCATGTCGGTATTTATGCCGGTGACGGAATGATGATTCACGCACCGAGAACTGGTGATGTGGTAAAATATCAGTCTATGGAAACTGATTATTACCGCAGTCAGTACGCAGGAGCAAGAAGAGTTTACTAA
- a CDS encoding calcium-translocating P-type ATPase, PMCA-type, with translation MMNPYQMKKEDVLKMLGTDENGLTQNQAKENQKKYGKNELAEGKKKNPFILFLEQYKDFLVIILIIAAIISGVLGDIESAIVIFVVITINAILGTVQHIKAEQSLDSLKEMSAPTAKVIRDGEIKVVEGKDVTVGDVVVIEAGDYVCSDGRIIENASLKVDESAMTGESEPVEKQETVLDGEKPLGDRVNMLYSGSFATYGRAKMVVTSVGMETEIGKIASLLKSTQEKKTPLQESLDNFGKKLSLIIIGICVIVLGLELFRSDGINLTVFTDAFVFAVALAVAAIPEALSSIVTIVLSVGTQKLAKENAIIRKLQAVEGLGSVSIICSDKTGTLTQNKMTVQKIYFDGQIIDKDDEINARQGQLIIDGALCNDSVQKEGQEIGDPTEIALVNFSEKHDLPVEKMREKYQRLGEIPFDSDRKLMSTVHKIGDNYKMLTKGAVDVLSGRIDEVKTMDGKRPFTAEDLAELKKVNTEFSQMGLRVLAVCERDVDTVDISVDDEKDYILLGLVAMQDPPREESAEAVRKCKTAGIRPIMITGDHLVTASAIARKIGILDDNGRAVEGREIENLSDEELDEFVSDVSVYARVSPEHKIRIVSAWQRKGYIVSMTGDGVNDAPALKQADIGVAMGITGSEVAKDAASMVLTDDNFATIVKAIENGRNLYRNIQRAIQFLLSGNTAGILAVLYASFMALPVPFKAVHLLFINLLTDSLPAIALGVEPHSSDVMNEKPRPKNQSILTKKVLTNICVEGIVIGVMTMIAFYVGFLRNAEVASTMAFSTLCLSRLVHGFNCKSDKPVWFTKKMWNNKSMIGAFFVGFVLLNAVLLVPALQGIFAVAPLTIAELLTVYGLSLGTFVIVQILKMIRK, from the coding sequence ATTATGAACCCATATCAAATGAAAAAAGAAGATGTGCTTAAAATGCTCGGGACTGATGAAAATGGTCTTACGCAAAATCAAGCAAAGGAAAATCAGAAAAAGTACGGCAAAAACGAACTTGCGGAGGGTAAAAAGAAAAATCCGTTTATATTGTTTTTGGAGCAGTACAAGGATTTTCTTGTTATAATTCTTATTATTGCGGCGATTATATCCGGTGTGCTCGGCGATATAGAAAGTGCGATCGTAATATTTGTAGTTATAACGATAAATGCGATTTTGGGTACTGTACAGCATATCAAAGCGGAACAGTCGCTTGACAGTCTTAAAGAAATGTCTGCACCGACTGCAAAGGTTATCCGTGACGGTGAAATAAAAGTCGTTGAGGGAAAAGATGTGACAGTAGGCGATGTTGTGGTCATTGAAGCAGGTGATTACGTCTGTTCGGACGGACGTATAATTGAAAATGCGTCCTTGAAGGTTGATGAAAGTGCGATGACCGGCGAGAGTGAGCCTGTCGAAAAACAGGAAACCGTACTTGACGGCGAAAAACCGCTCGGTGACAGAGTGAATATGCTGTATTCGGGAAGTTTTGCGACTTACGGCAGAGCGAAAATGGTTGTAACGTCAGTCGGTATGGAAACCGAAATCGGCAAAATTGCGTCACTGTTAAAAAGTACGCAGGAAAAGAAAACGCCGTTGCAGGAAAGCCTTGATAATTTCGGTAAAAAGCTGTCGCTTATCATAATCGGAATATGCGTTATTGTTTTGGGTTTGGAACTGTTCCGCAGTGACGGTATAAATTTGACAGTGTTTACGGACGCATTTGTGTTTGCGGTTGCACTTGCCGTTGCGGCAATTCCGGAGGCTTTAAGCTCGATTGTTACGATAGTTTTGTCAGTCGGAACACAGAAACTTGCAAAAGAAAATGCGATTATACGAAAATTGCAGGCAGTTGAGGGATTGGGCAGTGTTTCTATAATTTGTTCGGACAAAACGGGTACGCTTACGCAAAATAAAATGACTGTTCAAAAAATTTATTTTGACGGTCAAATTATTGATAAGGACGATGAAATCAATGCACGTCAAGGTCAGCTTATAATAGACGGTGCATTGTGTAACGACTCCGTTCAAAAAGAAGGTCAGGAAATCGGTGATCCGACAGAAATTGCGCTTGTGAATTTTTCGGAAAAGCATGATTTGCCTGTTGAAAAAATGCGTGAAAAATATCAGCGTTTGGGTGAAATTCCTTTTGATTCAGACAGAAAATTGATGAGTACCGTTCATAAAATCGGCGACAATTATAAAATGCTGACAAAAGGTGCGGTTGACGTTTTGTCGGGCAGAATTGATGAAGTCAAAACTATGGACGGAAAAAGACCGTTTACTGCCGAAGATTTGGCAGAGTTAAAGAAAGTTAATACGGAATTTTCTCAAATGGGACTTCGTGTACTTGCTGTGTGCGAACGTGACGTTGATACAGTCGACATAAGCGTTGACGATGAAAAGGACTATATCTTGCTAGGACTTGTTGCAATGCAAGACCCGCCTAGAGAAGAAAGTGCAGAGGCAGTAAGAAAATGTAAAACCGCCGGAATACGTCCTATAATGATAACCGGCGACCACCTTGTGACCGCGTCGGCGATTGCAAGAAAAATCGGTATATTGGATGATAACGGCCGTGCGGTAGAGGGCAGAGAGATTGAAAATCTGTCAGATGAAGAACTTGATGAATTTGTTTCGGACGTGTCGGTTTATGCGCGAGTTTCGCCTGAACATAAAATAAGAATAGTCAGCGCATGGCAGAGAAAAGGCTACATCGTTTCAATGACCGGTGACGGAGTGAATGACGCACCGGCACTTAAACAGGCGGATATAGGTGTGGCAATGGGTATAACGGGCAGTGAAGTGGCAAAAGACGCCGCGTCAATGGTGCTTACGGACGATAATTTTGCAACGATAGTCAAGGCAATCGAAAACGGACGTAATCTGTACAGAAATATTCAACGTGCAATTCAATTCTTGCTTTCGGGTAATACGGCAGGTATACTTGCGGTATTGTATGCGTCATTTATGGCGTTGCCTGTTCCGTTTAAAGCGGTGCATCTGTTGTTTATAAACTTGCTTACGGACAGTTTGCCTGCGATTGCGCTCGGTGTTGAACCGCACAGCAGTGATGTTATGAATGAAAAGCCGCGACCGAAAAATCAATCTATACTTACAAAAAAGGTACTTACAAATATATGTGTTGAGGGCATTGTGATAGGTGTTATGACTATGATTGCGTTTTATGTCGGATTTTTGAGGAATGCCGAAGTTGCAAGTACAATGGCTTTTTCAACGTTGTGTCTGTCAAGACTTGTACATGGCTTTAATTGTAAATCGGATAAACCTGTTTGGTTTACAAAAAAGATGTGGAACAATAAAAGTATGATAGGTGCGTTTTTTGTTGGATTTGTGCTTTTAAATGCCGTATTACTTGTACCTGCACTGCAAGGTATATTTGCGGTTGCACCGCTTACGATTGCGGAACTGTTGACGGTTTACGGATTGTCGCTCGGTACATTCGTGATTGTGCAAATTTTGAAAATGATCAGAAAATAA
- a CDS encoding sensor histidine kinase, with amino-acid sequence MRFTMIATYLAIIVTTLVLMSIYIISLLSENLYSTETINMFAKANIISETIADVWGSDTSATSAQKFSDVVERSLAGTNIRGVVTNKSYSVLYDTNEESQLIGKVFMRDVLKRALDGEQADIITTGENNMRLISVAVPVTFGGEIIGSVYLAESINTIDDTVRTTRNSLIVFSTLIVILIGMLSLGMSYIITSPIEEFIAVAKEISKGNFSKHVEVKGHNEIAQMAQMLNYMCDELELLEEKRRKFVSDASHELKTPMAGIKLICDSLVAAENPDPAMVKEFLGDMSDEVDRLTRIVERLLVLTKLDAGGNSLKLEEVDIKMLISQVVKKLTPIANAKDIVIYVDNHQTEFSPILLDYDKMYEAIYNIADNAIKYSPEGGFVHIDLTADNDCLTIKIEDNGPGIPEGERDRIFERFYRLDDSRARDTGGTGLGLAITKEAVLMHNGTIDVANVSDIGSVFTIRLPYKITIGGQNEK; translated from the coding sequence ATGCGTTTTACGATGATTGCAACTTATCTTGCAATTATTGTTACAACGCTTGTTTTGATGAGTATTTATATAATCAGTCTGCTTAGCGAGAATCTGTACAGTACGGAAACGATAAATATGTTTGCAAAGGCGAATATTATATCTGAAACCATTGCGGACGTATGGGGAAGCGATACATCTGCAACTTCGGCTCAAAAGTTTTCGGATGTTGTTGAGCGAAGCCTTGCAGGTACGAATATAAGAGGTGTTGTGACAAATAAATCGTATTCGGTTTTGTATGACACGAACGAAGAATCACAGCTTATCGGCAAGGTTTTTATGCGTGACGTTTTAAAACGTGCGCTTGACGGCGAACAAGCCGATATTATAACGACAGGCGAAAACAATATGCGTCTTATAAGCGTTGCGGTGCCTGTAACATTCGGCGGTGAAATAATCGGAAGTGTGTATTTGGCAGAATCGATAAACACGATTGATGATACAGTCCGAACGACAAGGAACAGTCTTATAGTTTTCAGTACGCTTATTGTAATTCTTATCGGTATGCTTAGTTTGGGTATGAGCTATATTATAACGTCACCGATTGAAGAATTTATTGCCGTTGCAAAGGAAATTTCAAAGGGTAATTTCTCAAAGCATGTTGAAGTTAAAGGTCATAATGAGATCGCACAAATGGCACAAATGCTTAATTATATGTGTGACGAACTTGAACTTTTGGAAGAAAAAAGACGTAAGTTTGTTTCGGACGCGTCACACGAACTTAAAACCCCTATGGCTGGCATAAAACTTATATGCGACAGTCTTGTTGCGGCGGAAAATCCCGATCCGGCTATGGTAAAGGAATTCCTCGGCGATATGTCGGACGAGGTTGACAGACTTACAAGAATTGTCGAAAGACTGCTTGTGCTTACAAAACTTGACGCAGGCGGTAATTCGCTGAAACTTGAAGAAGTCGATATTAAGATGCTTATAAGTCAGGTTGTAAAAAAACTTACACCGATTGCGAATGCAAAGGATATTGTTATATATGTTGACAATCATCAGACAGAATTTAGCCCGATTTTACTTGACTATGACAAAATGTATGAGGCGATATACAATATCGCGGATAATGCGATTAAATATTCGCCGGAGGGCGGTTTTGTCCATATCGACCTTACGGCAGACAATGACTGTCTGACAATAAAAATTGAGGACAACGGTCCGGGAATACCGGAGGGCGAGCGTGACAGAATATTTGAACGTTTTTACAGACTTGACGATTCGAGAGCGAGAGATACCGGCGGAACGGGTCTTGGACTTGCTATCACAAAAGAGGCCGTACTTATGCATAACGGTACTATAGACGTTGCAAATGTGTCGGATATAGGCAGTGTATTCACAATACGTTTACCTTACAAGATTACTATTGGAGGACAGAATGAAAAGTAA
- a CDS encoding GerMN domain-containing protein, giving the protein MKSKKGVIAIVAVAVLTVAAVVGILIKKDYGSYRYNSELYFFNETATSIVMENREIKYKDDKELAESVIEALMKGPDNSRYMKIIEKNTKLLSLNDVDSGNIVVNFSGEFLTGDNTKDVLAVYAVVKSLCAISSVDSVKVIVEGKDVATADGSIIGYLRNQDINLPTDTYNSETREIALYFPNKDGNKLVMETRTIKVTDQQPLAQYIINELIKGPENKELSVPLSKDTVLLSVETSDNICFVNFKANFTDKNSGTAEKEKMTIYSIVDSLTELDSIQRVQFLMDGKKVDNFGNINIGSMFGRDGSIIAE; this is encoded by the coding sequence ATGAAAAGTAAAAAGGGAGTAATAGCTATCGTTGCGGTTGCGGTGCTGACAGTGGCGGCGGTTGTCGGAATACTTATAAAAAAAGATTACGGCAGTTATCGCTACAACAGTGAACTGTATTTCTTTAATGAAACGGCGACTTCGATAGTTATGGAAAATCGTGAAATTAAATATAAGGACGATAAGGAACTTGCGGAGTCTGTAATTGAGGCACTTATGAAAGGTCCCGACAACAGCCGTTATATGAAAATTATTGAAAAAAATACGAAGTTGCTGTCGCTTAACGACGTTGATTCCGGTAATATTGTTGTAAACTTTTCAGGTGAATTTTTGACAGGCGACAATACAAAAGATGTGCTTGCGGTTTATGCAGTTGTGAAATCGTTGTGTGCAATCAGCAGTGTTGACAGTGTTAAAGTAATTGTTGAGGGCAAGGATGTTGCAACGGCGGACGGCTCGATTATAGGGTATTTGCGAAATCAGGACATTAATCTGCCAACCGATACATATAACAGCGAAACGCGTGAAATTGCATTGTATTTTCCAAATAAAGACGGCAACAAGCTTGTTATGGAAACAAGAACGATTAAAGTCACCGACCAACAACCTTTGGCACAATATATTATAAATGAACTTATCAAAGGTCCCGAAAACAAGGAACTGTCAGTACCGCTCAGCAAGGATACCGTACTTTTGAGTGTGGAAACTTCGGATAATATTTGTTTTGTAAATTTCAAAGCTAATTTTACCGATAAAAATTCGGGTACTGCGGAAAAAGAGAAAATGACGATATATTCAATCGTTGATTCGCTTACCGAACTTGACAGCATTCAGCGTGTTCAATTCCTTATGGACGGTAAAAAAGTTGATAATTTCGGTAATATCAATATCGGAAGTATGTTCGGACGTGACGGAAGTATAATTGCCGAATAA